In Herbaspirillum sp. WKF16, one genomic interval encodes:
- the uppS gene encoding polyprenyl diphosphate synthase encodes MKHQSSTLAVPDISAVPRHVAIIMDGNGRWATKRFLPRVAGHAKGVDAVRAIVEACAERGVEFLTLFAFSSENWRRPADEVSVLMRLFMTVLEREVGKMSANGIRLKIVGDMSRFDPKLQDMAAKAEAQTAGNSRLTLTVCANYGGRWDVMQAVSKMIKANPGVPEFAEEALAPYLAMAYAPEPDLFIRTGGEQRISNFLLWQLAYSELYFTDTFWPDFDAAALDLAIASYQQRERRFGRTSAQVLDQKKAS; translated from the coding sequence ATGAAGCATCAAAGCTCAACTCTTGCGGTTCCGGATATTTCCGCGGTTCCGCGCCATGTTGCCATCATCATGGACGGCAACGGGCGTTGGGCAACCAAACGATTCCTGCCGCGCGTGGCCGGTCACGCCAAGGGCGTCGATGCGGTGCGCGCCATCGTCGAGGCCTGCGCCGAGCGCGGCGTCGAATTCCTGACCCTGTTCGCCTTCAGTTCCGAGAACTGGCGTCGTCCCGCCGACGAAGTGTCGGTGCTGATGCGCCTGTTCATGACGGTGCTCGAGCGCGAAGTCGGCAAGATGTCGGCCAACGGCATTCGCCTGAAGATCGTCGGCGACATGAGTCGCTTCGATCCCAAGCTGCAGGATATGGCCGCCAAGGCCGAAGCCCAGACCGCCGGCAACAGCCGCCTGACGCTGACGGTATGCGCCAACTACGGCGGCCGCTGGGATGTCATGCAGGCGGTCTCGAAGATGATCAAGGCCAACCCCGGCGTGCCGGAGTTTGCGGAGGAGGCGCTGGCGCCTTACCTGGCGATGGCCTATGCGCCCGAGCCCGACCTCTTCATCCGCACCGGCGGCGAGCAGCGCATCTCCAATTTCCTGCTGTGGCAGCTGGCGTACAGCGAGCTGTACTTCACCGATACGTTCTGGCCCGATTTCGACGCCGCGGCGCTCGACCTGGCCATTGCCTCGTACCAACAACGCGAGCGCCGCTTCGGGCGCACCAGCGCGCAAGTGCTGGACCAGAAAAAGGCTTCCTGA
- a CDS encoding pseudouridine synthase, producing the protein MTEPVRLSKRMSELGLCSRREADEWIEKGWVRVDGVVVSVLGSKVLPHQKVSVERQASAEQSQRVTILINKPMGYVSGQAEDGYKPAVVLVNAESRWQEDDAEMQFHPRQLRSLVPAGRLDIDSVGLLVLTQDGRIAKHLIGEDSAVDKEYLVRVKYSRPGKLPEHDLKRLNHGLIMDGKPLKPAKVEWQNEDQLRFVLREGKKRQIRRMCDMVGLKVIGLKRIRIGGVTLGDLPTGQWRYLRPDESF; encoded by the coding sequence ATGACCGAACCCGTCCGCCTCTCCAAACGCATGTCTGAACTCGGCCTGTGCTCGCGCCGCGAGGCCGACGAGTGGATAGAAAAAGGCTGGGTGCGCGTGGACGGCGTCGTGGTGTCGGTGCTGGGCAGCAAGGTGCTGCCGCACCAGAAGGTCAGCGTCGAACGCCAGGCCAGCGCCGAGCAGTCCCAGCGCGTGACCATCCTGATCAACAAGCCCATGGGCTACGTCAGCGGCCAGGCCGAGGACGGCTACAAGCCGGCGGTGGTGCTGGTCAACGCCGAATCGCGCTGGCAGGAAGACGACGCCGAGATGCAGTTCCACCCCAGGCAGCTGCGCAGCCTGGTGCCGGCCGGACGGCTGGACATCGATTCGGTCGGCCTGCTGGTGCTGACCCAGGACGGCCGCATCGCCAAGCACCTGATCGGCGAAGACTCCGCGGTCGACAAGGAATACCTGGTGCGCGTCAAGTACAGCCGTCCCGGCAAGCTGCCCGAGCACGACCTCAAGCGCCTCAACCACGGCCTGATCATGGACGGCAAGCCGCTCAAGCCGGCCAAGGTGGAATGGCAGAACGAAGACCAGTTGCGCTTCGTCCTGCGTGAGGGCAAGAAGCGCCAGATCCGCCGCATGTGCGACATGGTGGGATTGAAGGTGATCGGCTTGAAGCGCATCCGCATCGGCGGCGTCACGCTGGGCGACCTGCCGACCGGCCAATGGCGTTACCTGCGGCCGGACGAAAGTTTCTGA
- the map gene encoding type I methionyl aminopeptidase, with protein MGNITIKTAEDIEGMRVAGRLAAEVLDYITPFVKPGVTTGEIDRLCHEYMTNVQGTIPAPLNYCPPGYTPYPKAICTSLNDVICHGIPGDKVMKNGDALNIDVTIIKDGYHGDTSRMFFLGEPSILARRLAEITYECMWLGISKIKPGAHLGDIGHVIQQHAEKAGYSVVREFCGHGIGRVFHEEPQVLHYGRPGTLEKLEAGMIFTVEPMINAGRREIREMGDGWTIKTKDRSLSAQWEHTVLVTETGFEVLTVSPGMPAPPAFIQNQVAAAA; from the coding sequence ATGGGCAACATCACCATCAAGACCGCCGAAGACATCGAAGGCATGCGCGTGGCCGGCCGCCTGGCCGCCGAGGTGCTGGACTACATCACCCCCTTCGTCAAACCCGGCGTCACCACCGGCGAGATCGATCGCCTGTGCCACGAGTACATGACCAATGTGCAAGGCACTATCCCGGCCCCGCTGAACTACTGCCCGCCCGGCTACACGCCCTACCCCAAGGCCATCTGCACCTCGTTGAACGACGTGATCTGCCACGGCATCCCGGGCGACAAGGTGATGAAGAACGGCGACGCCCTCAATATCGACGTCACCATCATCAAGGACGGCTACCACGGCGACACCAGCCGCATGTTCTTCCTGGGCGAACCGTCGATCCTGGCGCGTCGCCTGGCCGAGATCACCTACGAATGCATGTGGCTGGGCATCTCCAAGATCAAGCCCGGCGCCCACCTGGGCGACATCGGCCACGTCATCCAGCAGCACGCCGAGAAGGCCGGCTACAGCGTGGTGCGCGAATTCTGCGGCCACGGCATCGGCCGGGTCTTCCACGAGGAACCGCAGGTGCTGCACTACGGCCGCCCCGGCACGCTGGAAAAGCTGGAGGCCGGCATGATCTTCACGGTGGAGCCGATGATCAACGCCGGCCGCCGCGAAATCCGCGAAATGGGCGACGGCTGGACCATCAAGACCAAGGATCGCAGCCTGTCGGCGCAGTGGGAACACACGGTGCTGGTCACCGAGACCGGCTTTGAAGTGCTCACCGTGTCGCCGGGCATGCCGGCGCCCCCGGCCTTCATCCAGAACCAGGTGGCCGCCGCGGCCTGA
- a CDS encoding [protein-PII] uridylyltransferase, whose translation MPTLAVTLKKQLKASRQQAIDVFQTDHKPEQLLTQLRRNVDGALTQAWEQLGMPADAALVAVGGYGRGELFPHSDVDVLILLPQAPDGAEKEKLESLVQLFWDIGLEIGHSIRTVDECMDESAADITVQTSLLEARLVTGSRALFKQLQDRYQAALDPLSFFQAKTLEMRQRHIKYEDTPYSLEPNCKESPGGLRDLQVILWVAKAAGLGDSWSKLAEHGMLTATEARQLRQKERAFKDIRIRLHICTDRREDRLVFDIQTPIAETFGFKTTDTRRASEYLMQRYYWAAKAVVQLNTILLQNIEAHLFPHQTVPKPINERFNDVNGFVDIAHDDVFEQTPSAMLEVFLVLSEHAELKDMSARTMRALWHARFKIDNAFRANPENHRLFMQIIQSKRGITHALRRMNATSVLGRYLPNFRHIVGQMQHDLFHVYTVDQHILMVVRNVRRFTMSEHAHDYPFCSQLMANFGQPWVLYVAALFHDIAKGRGGDHSKLGMDDARQFCVQHGISQENTELIVFLVEQHLAMSHVAQKQDLSDPDVISAFAQLVRDERHLTALYLLTVADIRGTSPKVWNAWKGKLLEDLYRMTLRVLGGEAPSADRELKNTQQEAIKTLRLYGLPADAHEQFWKQLDVAYFLRHDASDIAWQTRCFYDKVETGVPLVRCRLAPIGEGVQVAVYTPDRPDLFARICSYFDEKSFSIFDAKIHTTRNDYALDAFMINAPVFAKNYRDIINLIEHELGELLQSDAPLPAPSKARLSRLSRTFPVNPSVDLRPDERGQYYLLSVSANDRAGLLYSISNVLAKYRINLHTAKVMTLGERVEDVFLIDGPGLSQPRNQIMLETELLATLRV comes from the coding sequence ATGCCGACACTCGCCGTCACGCTCAAGAAACAGCTCAAGGCCTCGCGCCAGCAGGCCATTGACGTCTTCCAGACCGACCACAAACCCGAACAGCTGCTGACCCAGCTGCGCCGCAACGTCGACGGCGCCCTCACCCAAGCCTGGGAGCAGCTGGGCATGCCGGCCGACGCCGCCCTGGTGGCGGTGGGCGGCTATGGCCGCGGTGAACTGTTCCCGCATTCGGACGTGGACGTGCTGATCCTGCTGCCGCAGGCGCCGGACGGCGCCGAGAAGGAGAAGCTGGAGTCGCTGGTCCAGCTGTTCTGGGACATCGGCCTGGAGATCGGCCACAGCATCCGCACCGTCGACGAGTGCATGGACGAGTCGGCCGCCGACATCACGGTCCAGACCAGCCTGCTGGAAGCGCGCCTGGTCACCGGCAGCCGCGCCCTGTTCAAGCAACTGCAGGATCGTTACCAGGCCGCGCTCGACCCCCTGAGTTTTTTCCAGGCCAAGACGCTGGAGATGCGCCAGCGCCACATCAAGTACGAAGACACGCCCTACAGCCTTGAACCCAATTGCAAGGAGAGCCCCGGCGGCCTGCGCGACCTGCAGGTGATCCTGTGGGTGGCCAAGGCGGCCGGCCTGGGCGACTCCTGGAGCAAGCTGGCCGAACACGGCATGCTGACCGCGACCGAGGCGCGCCAGCTGCGCCAGAAGGAGCGCGCCTTCAAGGACATCCGCATCCGCCTGCACATCTGCACCGACCGCCGCGAAGACCGCCTGGTGTTCGACATCCAGACGCCCATCGCCGAGACCTTCGGCTTCAAGACCACCGACACCCGGCGCGCCAGCGAGTACCTGATGCAGCGCTATTACTGGGCCGCCAAGGCGGTGGTGCAGCTCAACACCATCCTGCTGCAGAACATCGAGGCGCACCTGTTCCCGCACCAGACGGTGCCCAAGCCGATCAACGAGCGCTTCAACGACGTCAACGGCTTCGTCGACATCGCCCACGATGATGTCTTCGAGCAGACGCCGTCGGCGATGCTGGAAGTGTTCCTGGTGCTGTCCGAACATGCTGAATTGAAGGACATGTCGGCGCGCACCATGCGCGCGTTGTGGCATGCCCGCTTCAAGATCGACAACGCCTTCCGCGCCAATCCGGAAAACCATCGCCTGTTCATGCAGATCATCCAGAGCAAGCGCGGCATCACGCACGCGCTGCGCCGGATGAACGCCACCAGCGTGCTGGGCCGCTACCTGCCGAACTTCCGCCACATCGTCGGCCAGATGCAGCACGACCTGTTCCACGTCTACACAGTGGACCAGCACATCCTGATGGTGGTGCGCAACGTGCGCCGCTTCACGATGAGCGAGCATGCGCACGACTATCCGTTCTGCAGCCAGCTGATGGCCAACTTCGGCCAGCCCTGGGTGCTGTATGTGGCAGCCCTGTTCCACGACATCGCCAAGGGCCGCGGCGGCGACCACTCCAAGCTGGGCATGGACGACGCCCGCCAGTTCTGCGTGCAGCACGGCATCTCGCAGGAGAACACCGAGCTCATCGTATTTTTGGTCGAGCAACACCTGGCCATGTCGCACGTGGCGCAAAAGCAGGATCTCTCGGACCCCGACGTGATCTCCGCCTTCGCCCAGCTGGTGCGGGACGAGCGCCACCTGACCGCGCTCTACCTGCTGACCGTGGCCGACATCCGCGGCACCAGCCCCAAGGTATGGAACGCCTGGAAGGGCAAGCTGCTGGAAGACCTGTACCGCATGACGCTGCGCGTCCTGGGCGGCGAGGCCCCCTCGGCCGACCGCGAGCTGAAGAACACCCAGCAGGAGGCCATCAAGACGCTGCGCCTCTACGGCTTGCCGGCCGACGCCCACGAGCAGTTCTGGAAGCAGCTGGACGTGGCCTACTTCCTGCGTCACGACGCCTCCGACATCGCCTGGCAGACCCGCTGCTTCTACGACAAGGTCGAGACCGGCGTGCCGCTGGTGCGCTGCCGCCTCGCGCCTATCGGCGAAGGCGTGCAGGTGGCGGTCTACACGCCCGACCGCCCCGACCTGTTCGCGCGCATCTGCAGCTACTTCGACGAGAAGAGCTTCAGCATCTTCGACGCCAAGATCCACACCACCCGCAACGACTACGCGCTGGACGCCTTCATGATCAACGCGCCGGTGTTCGCCAAGAACTACCGCGACATCATCAACCTGATCGAGCACGAGCTGGGCGAGCTGCTGCAATCGGACGCGCCGCTGCCGGCGCCGTCCAAGGCGCGCCTGTCGCGCCTGTCGCGCACCTTCCCGGTCAATCCCTCGGTCGACCTGCGCCCGGACGAGCGCGGCCAGTACTACCTGCTGTCGGTCTCGGCCAACGACCGCGCCGGCTTGCTGTACTCGATCTCCAACGTGCTGGCCAAGTACAGGATCAACCTGCATACGGCCAAGGTGATGACATTGGGCGAGCGCGTGGAAGACGTGTTCCTGATCGACGGCCCGGGGCTGTCCCAGCCGCGCAACCAGATCATGCTGGAAACCGAGCTGCTGGCGACCTTGCGGGTCTGA
- the rpsB gene encoding 30S ribosomal protein S2: protein MSVTMREMLEAGVHFGHQTRFWNPKMAPFIFGHRNKIHIVNLEKTLGLFQEAQKYVRQLSSNRGTILFVGTKRQAREILAGEAQRAGVPYVDQRWLGGMLTNFKTIKTSIKRLKDMEASIEDGSVEKLSKKEALLFSREQEKLQKAIGGIKDMGGIPDAIFVIDVGYHKGAITEAAKLGIPVIGVVDTNHSPEGVTYVIPGNDDSAKAIALYARGMADAVLEGRANAVNDVVEAVKGDEFVEVEQA from the coding sequence ATGTCCGTTACTATGCGCGAAATGCTGGAAGCCGGTGTCCACTTCGGTCACCAAACCCGCTTCTGGAACCCCAAGATGGCCCCCTTCATTTTCGGCCATCGCAACAAGATCCACATCGTCAACCTGGAAAAGACCCTGGGCCTGTTCCAGGAAGCGCAAAAGTACGTGCGCCAGCTGTCTTCCAACCGCGGCACCATCCTGTTCGTCGGCACCAAGCGTCAAGCCCGCGAAATCCTGGCCGGCGAAGCGCAGCGCGCAGGCGTGCCTTACGTTGACCAGCGCTGGCTGGGCGGCATGCTGACCAACTTCAAGACCATCAAGACCTCGATCAAGCGCCTGAAGGACATGGAAGCTTCGATCGAAGACGGTTCGGTCGAGAAGCTGTCCAAGAAGGAAGCGCTGCTGTTCAGCCGCGAGCAGGAAAAGCTGCAAAAGGCCATCGGCGGCATCAAGGACATGGGCGGCATTCCTGACGCCATCTTCGTGATCGACGTCGGCTACCACAAGGGCGCCATCACCGAAGCCGCCAAGCTGGGCATCCCGGTCATCGGCGTGGTCGACACCAACCACTCGCCCGAAGGCGTCACCTACGTGATCCCGGGCAACGACGACTCCGCCAAGGCAATCGCCCTGTACGCTCGCGGCATGGCCGACGCCGTGCTGGAAGGCCGTGCGAATGCCGTCAACGACGTCGTCGAAGCAGTCAAGGGCGACGAGTTCGTCGAGGTCGAGCAGGCTTAA
- the tsf gene encoding translation elongation factor Ts — MAAITAALVGELRAKTDAPMMECKKALTEADGDLAKAEEILRVKLGSKASKASSRITAEGVIATYIAGNVGALVEVNCETDFVTKNDEFIGLVQAAAKLVVEQNPADVAALGACKLADGKTLEELRTELIGRIGENMSFRRFQRFETSAKLVSYLHGTRIGVIVEFDGADEQVGKDVAMHIAAMKPVALSSEQVPAELIEKERSVAALKAAESGKPADIVAKMVDGSVQKYLKEVSLFNQAFVKNDKQSVEQMLKAANSNVKSFAMYVVGEGIEKKQDDFAAEVAAQVAAAKQAQ; from the coding sequence ATGGCGGCAATTACCGCAGCATTGGTGGGTGAACTGCGCGCGAAGACCGACGCGCCGATGATGGAATGCAAGAAGGCGCTGACTGAAGCCGACGGCGATCTGGCCAAGGCCGAAGAGATCCTGCGCGTCAAGCTGGGCAGCAAGGCTTCCAAGGCTTCCTCGCGCATCACCGCCGAAGGCGTGATCGCGACCTACATCGCCGGCAACGTCGGCGCGCTGGTCGAAGTGAACTGCGAAACCGACTTCGTCACCAAGAACGATGAATTCATCGGCCTGGTCCAGGCCGCCGCCAAGCTGGTGGTCGAGCAGAATCCGGCCGACGTGGCTGCCCTGGGCGCCTGCAAGCTGGCCGACGGCAAGACCCTGGAAGAACTGCGCACCGAACTGATCGGCCGCATCGGCGAGAACATGTCGTTCCGCCGCTTCCAGCGCTTCGAAACCTCGGCCAAGCTGGTCTCCTACCTGCATGGCACCCGCATCGGCGTGATCGTCGAGTTCGACGGCGCCGACGAGCAAGTGGGCAAGGACGTCGCGATGCACATCGCCGCCATGAAGCCGGTGGCCCTGTCGTCCGAGCAAGTGCCGGCCGAGCTGATCGAGAAGGAACGTTCGGTCGCCGCCCTGAAGGCCGCCGAATCCGGCAAGCCGGCCGACATCGTCGCCAAGATGGTCGACGGTTCGGTGCAGAAGTACTTGAAGGAAGTCTCGCTGTTCAACCAGGCTTTCGTGAAGAACGACAAGCAAAGCGTCGAACAGATGCTCAAGGCTGCCAATTCCAACGTGAAGTCGTTCGCCATGTACGTGGTGGGCGAAGGCATCGAGAAGAAGCAGGACGACTTCGCAGCTGAAGTGGCGGCGCAAGTGGCTGCTGCGAAACAAGCTCAGTAA
- the frr gene encoding ribosome recycling factor codes for MSVADVKKNSEQKMSKSIETLKANLAKVRTGRAHTGILDQVMVDYYGSPTGLSQVANLTLIDARTIGVQPYEKKMVAAVEKAIREADLGLNPATHGELIRVPMPPLTEERRKEMVKLVKGEAEDAKIAIRNIRREANEGLKKLVKDKVASEDDERRGQDDVQKLTDKFVAEIDKLVGEKEKEVMTV; via the coding sequence ATGAGTGTCGCTGACGTCAAAAAGAACAGTGAACAAAAGATGAGCAAGTCGATCGAGACGCTCAAGGCCAACCTGGCCAAGGTCCGCACCGGCCGTGCGCACACCGGCATCCTGGACCAGGTCATGGTCGACTACTACGGCAGCCCGACCGGCCTGTCGCAAGTGGCCAACCTTACCCTGATCGACGCCCGCACGATCGGCGTGCAGCCGTATGAAAAGAAGATGGTGGCCGCAGTCGAGAAGGCCATCCGCGAAGCCGACCTGGGCTTGAATCCCGCCACCCACGGCGAACTGATCCGCGTGCCGATGCCGCCGCTGACCGAAGAGCGCCGCAAGGAAATGGTCAAGCTGGTCAAGGGTGAGGCCGAAGACGCCAAGATCGCGATCCGCAACATCCGCCGCGAAGCCAACGAAGGCCTGAAGAAACTGGTCAAGGACAAGGTCGCCTCGGAAGACGACGAACGTCGCGGCCAGGACGACGTCCAGAAGCTGACCGACAAGTTCGTCGCCGAGATCGACAAGCTGGTCGGCGAGAAGGAAAAGGAAGTGATGACGGTGTGA
- the pyrH gene encoding UMP kinase, which translates to MTTPAYKRVLLKLSGEALMGDDAYGINRATIERMVADVAEISKLGVELAIVIGGGNIFRGVAPGAQGMDRATADYMGMLATVMNSLALADAMRQAGLTARVMSAIGIEQVVEPYVRPKALQYLEEGKVVVFAAGTGNPFFTTDTAAALRGSEIGAQIVLKATKVDGVYTADPKKDPAATRYASISFDEAISKHLQVMDATAFALCRDQKLPIKVFSIVKPGALKRVILGEDEGTLVHV; encoded by the coding sequence ATGACAACACCTGCTTATAAGCGCGTACTCCTCAAACTTTCCGGCGAAGCACTCATGGGCGACGACGCCTACGGTATCAATCGCGCGACCATCGAACGCATGGTCGCGGATGTGGCAGAAATCAGCAAACTGGGCGTGGAGCTGGCGATCGTGATCGGCGGCGGCAACATCTTCCGCGGCGTGGCGCCGGGCGCCCAGGGCATGGATCGCGCGACCGCCGACTACATGGGCATGCTGGCCACCGTCATGAACTCGCTGGCCCTGGCCGACGCCATGCGCCAGGCCGGCCTGACCGCCCGCGTGATGTCGGCCATCGGCATCGAACAGGTGGTCGAGCCCTATGTGCGCCCCAAGGCGCTGCAATACCTGGAAGAGGGCAAGGTGGTGGTGTTCGCCGCCGGCACCGGCAACCCCTTCTTCACCACCGACACGGCTGCCGCGCTGCGCGGTTCGGAAATCGGCGCCCAAATCGTGCTCAAGGCGACCAAGGTCGACGGCGTCTACACCGCCGACCCGAAGAAGGATCCCGCCGCCACCCGCTACGCGTCGATTTCCTTCGACGAGGCCATCTCCAAGCACCTGCAGGTCATGGACGCCACCGCCTTCGCGCTGTGCCGCGACCAGAAGCTGCCGATCAAGGTGTTTTCCATCGTCAAGCCGGGCGCATTGAAGCGCGTGATCCTGGGCGAAGACGAGGGAACGCTGGTCCACGTCTGA
- a CDS encoding cyanophycin metabolism-associated DUF1854 family protein, protein MTTTTANPSQQPSFGLHRNSFGRLVFSGADGVQHENVIPVRAFPVTAPEGGLSVVSSDGHELVWIDRLEQVAPQARKLIEEELASREFMPEISRIVGVSTYATPSDWTVQTSRGVTTFTLKGEEDIRRLANSALLIADSHSIQFLVRDMKALDKHSRKILDRFL, encoded by the coding sequence ATGACGACGACCACAGCCAACCCCAGCCAGCAGCCGTCCTTCGGCCTGCATCGCAACAGCTTCGGCCGCCTGGTGTTCTCCGGCGCCGACGGCGTGCAGCATGAGAATGTGATTCCGGTGCGCGCCTTCCCGGTGACCGCGCCCGAGGGCGGCCTCTCGGTGGTCAGCAGCGACGGTCACGAGCTGGTCTGGATCGACCGCCTGGAACAGGTGGCGCCGCAGGCCCGCAAGCTGATCGAGGAAGAACTGGCCAGCCGCGAGTTCATGCCGGAGATCTCGCGCATCGTCGGGGTATCGACCTACGCCACGCCCAGCGACTGGACGGTGCAGACCTCGCGCGGCGTCACCACCTTCACGCTCAAGGGCGAGGAGGATATCCGCCGGCTGGCCAACTCGGCCCTGCTGATCGCCGACAGCCACAGCATCCAGTTCCTGGTGCGCGACATGAAGGCGCTGGACAAGCACAGCCGCAAGATCCTGGACCGGTTCCTCTGA